One stretch of Pseudoxanthomonas sp. Root65 DNA includes these proteins:
- a CDS encoding FAD:protein FMN transferase, which translates to MNTFITSPTALAAPVHALHGQTMGTTWSVQCVSATRVDLHALHDAVQARLDEVVSQMSTWEAKADITRFNHAAAGEWFALQEDFLHVLTAALAIAATSEGAFDPTVSPLVAAWGFGAHAGTRGRPTNADLVEARACVGWQHLRFDPAHGRIRQPGGVMLDLSAIAKGYGVDVVAALLKRRGIDAALVEVGGELYGYGRKADGQPWRVLVESSPDEEADSPDMEPRVLALEGLAVATSGDRWHAYAQDGRRYSHTIDPRSGEPVTDAAAAVTVIAADAMHADAWATALTVMGASSGYAFAQRHGLAARFLQRTTDGLIETMTPAFEQHLAA; encoded by the coding sequence ATGAACACCTTCATCACCTCGCCCACGGCCCTTGCCGCTCCCGTTCACGCGCTGCACGGACAGACCATGGGGACCACCTGGTCCGTGCAATGCGTCAGCGCGACCCGCGTCGATCTGCATGCCCTGCACGACGCCGTGCAGGCGCGCCTGGATGAGGTGGTGTCGCAGATGAGCACGTGGGAAGCGAAGGCGGACATCACGCGTTTCAATCACGCCGCCGCCGGCGAATGGTTTGCGTTGCAGGAGGATTTCCTGCATGTGCTGACCGCCGCGCTCGCCATCGCGGCGACCAGTGAAGGTGCGTTCGATCCGACCGTGTCGCCGCTGGTGGCGGCATGGGGCTTCGGCGCACACGCCGGCACCCGCGGGCGTCCCACCAACGCGGACTTGGTGGAGGCGCGCGCCTGCGTGGGATGGCAACACCTCCGGTTCGATCCTGCCCACGGTCGCATCAGGCAGCCCGGCGGCGTGATGCTCGATCTCTCCGCCATCGCCAAGGGCTACGGGGTGGATGTCGTTGCCGCCCTGCTGAAGCGGCGTGGCATCGACGCCGCCCTGGTGGAGGTCGGTGGCGAACTCTATGGCTACGGCCGCAAGGCCGACGGACAGCCCTGGCGCGTCCTGGTGGAATCCTCACCGGACGAGGAAGCCGACAGCCCTGACATGGAACCGCGCGTGCTGGCCCTGGAAGGACTGGCCGTCGCCACCTCCGGCGATCGCTGGCATGCCTACGCGCAGGATGGTCGTCGTTATTCGCACACCATCGATCCGCGCAGCGGCGAGCCGGTGACCGATGCGGCCGCCGCGGTGACCGTGATCGCGGCGGACGCCATGCATGCCGACGCCTGGGCCACGGCGCTGACCGTGATGGGCGCGAGCAGCGGATACGCATTCGCCCAGCGTCACGGACTGGCGGCACGCTTCCTGCAACGCACCACGGATGGTCTGATCGAGACGATGACGCCCGCCTTCGAACAGCATCTGGCCGCATGA
- a CDS encoding M20 family metallopeptidase, whose protein sequence is MDTAKVDRYVAEKWDDDIVPQLVEYIRIPNKSPMFDKDWVANGYMEQAVQLMERWAKAQAIPGMQVEVVRLEGRTPLILIEIPASGPETGADTVLLYGHLDKQPEMTGWDDDLGPWVPVIKGDKLYGRGGADDGYALFGSLAALQALQQQGVPHARCVVLIEACEESGSYDLPAYVDHLAERIGKPSLVVCLDSGCGNYEQLWCTTSLRGLAGGNFTVKVLEEGVHSGDASGVVPSSFRLLRQLLSRLEDEQTGRILPEGLQAEIPAARMAQAKEAARVLDTAVFDKFPFLPGMTPMAEDLAELVLNRTWRPALSVTGVDGMPPLSSAGNVLRPHTSVKLSLRLPPTLEGKQAGQLLKELLERDPPNGAQVSLELEKASTGWNAPAMSPWLEQAIDASSREFFGKPAMYMGEGGTIPFMGMLGEKFPGAQFMITGVLGPHSNAHGPNEFLHIPMGKKVTACVARVIAEHHAASVRGETTGVAAVAGGEQHGDHGCC, encoded by the coding sequence ATGGATACCGCCAAAGTCGACCGCTACGTTGCCGAGAAATGGGACGACGACATCGTCCCGCAACTGGTCGAATACATCCGCATCCCCAACAAGTCGCCGATGTTCGACAAGGACTGGGTGGCCAACGGGTACATGGAGCAGGCCGTGCAGCTGATGGAGCGCTGGGCGAAGGCGCAGGCCATCCCCGGCATGCAGGTGGAAGTCGTGCGGCTGGAGGGACGCACGCCGCTGATCTTGATCGAGATTCCCGCCAGTGGTCCGGAGACCGGGGCCGACACCGTGCTGCTGTACGGCCACCTGGACAAGCAGCCGGAAATGACCGGCTGGGACGACGACCTGGGCCCGTGGGTGCCGGTCATCAAGGGCGACAAGCTGTACGGTCGCGGCGGCGCGGACGACGGCTACGCGCTCTTCGGCTCGCTGGCCGCCCTCCAGGCGCTGCAGCAGCAGGGCGTGCCGCATGCGCGCTGCGTGGTGCTGATCGAGGCCTGCGAAGAATCCGGCAGCTACGACCTGCCCGCCTACGTGGACCACCTGGCCGAGCGCATCGGCAAGCCGTCGCTGGTGGTGTGCCTGGACTCCGGCTGCGGCAACTACGAGCAGCTCTGGTGCACCACCTCGCTGCGCGGCCTGGCCGGCGGCAACTTCACCGTCAAGGTACTGGAGGAAGGCGTGCACTCGGGCGATGCGTCAGGCGTTGTGCCGTCCAGCTTCCGCCTGCTGCGCCAGTTGCTGTCGCGCCTGGAGGACGAGCAGACCGGCCGCATCCTGCCCGAGGGTCTGCAGGCCGAGATTCCGGCCGCCCGCATGGCGCAGGCGAAGGAAGCCGCGCGCGTGCTGGATACGGCGGTGTTCGACAAGTTCCCGTTCCTGCCCGGCATGACGCCGATGGCCGAGGACCTGGCCGAACTGGTGCTCAACCGCACCTGGCGCCCGGCGCTGTCGGTGACCGGCGTGGACGGCATGCCGCCGCTGTCGTCGGCCGGCAACGTGCTGCGTCCGCATACGTCGGTGAAGCTCTCGCTGCGCCTGCCGCCCACCTTGGAAGGCAAGCAGGCCGGGCAGTTGTTGAAGGAGCTGCTGGAGCGCGACCCGCCGAACGGTGCGCAGGTCAGTCTGGAACTGGAAAAGGCCAGCACCGGCTGGAACGCACCGGCGATGTCGCCATGGCTGGAGCAGGCGATCGACGCGTCCAGCCGCGAGTTCTTCGGCAAGCCCGCCATGTACATGGGCGAAGGCGGCACCATCCCCTTCATGGGCATGCTGGGCGAGAAGTTCCCCGGCGCGCAGTTCATGATCACCGGTGTGCTGGGGCCGCATTCCAATGCGCACGGGCCGAACGAATTCCTGCACATCCCGATGGGCAAGAAGGTCACCGCCTGCGTGGCACGTGTGATCGCCGAACACCATGCCGCCAGCGTGCGTGGCGAGACCACGGGCGTGGCCGCAGTGGCCGGCGGCGAACAGCACGGCGACCACGGCTGCTGTTGA
- a CDS encoding HutD family protein, with protein sequence MPASSRLIPANEYRRERWKNGLGWTREIVRVPDSDAWDWRLSIAEIERDAAFSSFPGIDRELVLLQGNGLRLTFDDGRAVDLMPPHDRLRFAGEDVVTGELVDGTTHDFNLMWRRGRVRTELLHRPLVGPMLFFTEPGVHWVIHLIAGQAMFDAASGLGHLWSGDTAILVSGAARARHALEGGGDLLAIRIEDDAR encoded by the coding sequence ATGCCGGCATCCTCGCGCCTGATTCCCGCCAACGAATACCGGCGGGAACGCTGGAAGAATGGTCTGGGCTGGACGCGCGAAATCGTGCGGGTGCCGGACAGCGATGCCTGGGACTGGCGGCTGTCGATTGCCGAGATCGAACGCGACGCCGCGTTTTCCTCGTTCCCCGGCATCGATCGCGAACTGGTGTTGCTGCAGGGCAACGGCCTGCGCCTGACGTTCGACGATGGACGCGCGGTGGACCTGATGCCGCCTCATGATCGCCTGCGTTTCGCCGGTGAGGATGTCGTCACCGGCGAACTGGTCGACGGCACGACGCACGACTTCAATCTGATGTGGCGTCGTGGCCGCGTGCGAACCGAGCTGCTGCATCGTCCGCTGGTCGGGCCGATGCTGTTCTTCACCGAGCCCGGCGTGCACTGGGTCATCCACCTGATCGCCGGGCAGGCGATGTTCGATGCCGCCAGTGGGCTCGGCCATCTCTGGAGCGGCGACACCGCCATCCTCGTTTCGGGGGCGGCACGTGCACGCCATGCGCTGGAAGGCGGCGGAGACCTGCTGGCCATCCGGATCGAGGACGACGCCCGCTGA
- a CDS encoding sulfite reductase subunit alpha yields the protein MSPSSPTATRGIAPWIGNALVMLLLAACAWLLAGLHEGDWWQATPSTARSGAAIAAVLAYAGLVAGFLRRGRARDRSAKPAAVAARGAVWVVHASQTGFAMELADMTAAALRRGGVSVQRAGLEHLDALRLQDIERAVFVVSTTGEGDPPDPALGFVRQVMSQTLALGSLHYAVLALGDREYTQFCAFGHQLDDWLRRQGATSLFDLVEVDNADDSALRHWQHHIGQLGDGGEVPDWSAPRYQAWRLRERVELNPGSLGGPAFHLSLEPDTDALPAWTAGDIAEIGPRHAAGDVEDFLRRIDLAGDTQVLWQDETQPLATVLARSHWPDAASMPLRMHAQALADACTPLPHREYSIASIPADGALHLLVRLMQRPDGSPGLGSGWLCTHAQPGDTIALRVRRNPNFHPPAADIPMILIGNGTGLAGLRAHLKARMQSGARRNWLLFGERQRDHDFFHADEVLAWQAQGLLERLDLTFSRDGGEHRYVQHALRAQADRVRQWMDEGAALYVCGSLAGMAPDVDAALRDILGDDRVEALRGSGRYRRDVY from the coding sequence ATGAGCCCGTCATCCCCCACCGCGACGCGCGGGATCGCTCCCTGGATAGGCAATGCACTGGTGATGCTGTTGCTGGCCGCCTGCGCCTGGCTGCTCGCAGGCCTGCACGAGGGAGACTGGTGGCAGGCCACGCCCTCGACGGCGCGCAGTGGTGCCGCGATTGCCGCGGTGCTGGCCTATGCGGGACTGGTGGCCGGTTTCCTGCGCCGCGGTCGCGCGCGCGACCGCTCGGCAAAACCGGCCGCGGTCGCCGCACGTGGGGCGGTCTGGGTCGTGCATGCCAGCCAGACCGGCTTCGCCATGGAACTGGCCGACATGACGGCGGCCGCGCTCCGCCGCGGCGGCGTGTCGGTGCAGCGTGCCGGGTTGGAGCATCTGGACGCGCTACGCCTGCAGGACATCGAACGCGCGGTCTTCGTGGTCAGCACCACCGGCGAAGGGGATCCACCCGATCCCGCCCTGGGCTTCGTGCGCCAGGTGATGTCGCAGACACTCGCGCTGGGAAGCCTGCATTACGCGGTGCTGGCGCTGGGCGACCGCGAGTACACGCAGTTCTGCGCCTTCGGCCACCAACTGGACGATTGGCTGCGACGCCAGGGGGCGACATCGCTGTTCGACCTGGTCGAAGTCGACAACGCTGACGACAGTGCACTACGCCATTGGCAGCACCATATCGGCCAACTCGGGGACGGGGGCGAGGTGCCGGACTGGTCGGCTCCGCGCTACCAGGCCTGGCGGTTGCGCGAGCGTGTCGAACTCAATCCCGGCAGCCTTGGCGGACCCGCTTTCCATCTTTCGCTGGAGCCCGACACCGATGCGCTTCCCGCCTGGACCGCCGGGGACATCGCCGAAATCGGACCCCGGCATGCAGCAGGCGATGTCGAGGATTTCCTGCGCCGCATCGACCTCGCCGGCGACACGCAGGTCCTGTGGCAGGACGAGACGCAGCCCTTGGCCACCGTGCTGGCACGCAGCCATTGGCCCGACGCGGCGTCGATGCCGCTACGGATGCATGCACAGGCGCTGGCGGACGCATGCACACCGCTGCCGCACCGCGAGTACTCCATCGCCTCGATTCCTGCCGATGGCGCGCTGCACCTGCTGGTGCGCCTGATGCAGCGACCGGATGGCTCGCCGGGCCTGGGCAGCGGCTGGCTGTGCACCCATGCGCAACCTGGTGACACCATTGCGCTGCGCGTGCGGCGCAATCCGAATTTCCATCCGCCGGCCGCGGACATCCCGATGATCCTGATCGGCAACGGCACCGGCCTGGCAGGACTGCGCGCGCACCTGAAAGCGCGCATGCAGTCCGGTGCGAGGCGCAACTGGCTGCTGTTCGGCGAGCGTCAGCGCGACCACGACTTCTTCCATGCCGACGAGGTGCTCGCCTGGCAGGCGCAGGGACTCCTGGAACGGCTCGACCTGACGTTCTCGCGGGATGGCGGCGAACACCGTTACGTGCAGCACGCCTTGCGGGCGCAGGCGGATCGCGTGCGGCAATGGATGGACGAAGGCGCCGCGCTGTACGTCTGCGGCAGCCTGGCAGGCATGGCACCCGACGTGGATGCCGCACTGCGCGACATCCTCGGCGACGATCGCGTCGAGGCCTTGCGCGGCAGTGGCCGCTATCGCCGGGACGTCTACTGA
- a CDS encoding GlsB/YeaQ/YmgE family stress response membrane protein, with translation MEQIFGGGILWTLLIGFLAGLLARAIKPGNDKLGFFMTIVLGILGALLARFIGGALGWYSPGEPAGFIASVVGAIVLLVIYAMVKKKG, from the coding sequence ATGGAACAGATCTTTGGCGGCGGCATCCTGTGGACCTTGCTGATCGGCTTCCTGGCCGGCCTGCTCGCACGGGCCATCAAGCCCGGCAACGACAAGCTCGGCTTTTTCATGACCATCGTGCTGGGCATCCTGGGCGCCCTGCTGGCGCGCTTCATCGGGGGTGCGCTGGGCTGGTACTCCCCCGGCGAACCGGCGGGGTTCATCGCCTCGGTGGTGGGCGCCATCGTGCTGCTCGTCATCTATGCCATGGTGAAGAAGAAAGGCTGA
- a CDS encoding helix-hairpin-helix domain-containing protein, whose translation MKSFIHIVFAAALSLLFAVQAMAAEKVNINTADAAALDRVLIGVGPAKAAAIIEYRKANGPFKSAEELAMVKGIGLSTIEQNRDRIELRTGTTPAGKPAAAAAAKPASKPVVRR comes from the coding sequence ATGAAGTCGTTCATCCACATCGTGTTCGCCGCTGCGCTGTCGCTGCTGTTCGCCGTTCAGGCGATGGCGGCCGAGAAGGTCAACATCAACACCGCCGACGCGGCCGCGCTGGATCGCGTGCTGATCGGCGTGGGGCCGGCCAAGGCCGCCGCGATCATCGAGTACCGCAAGGCCAACGGACCGTTCAAGAGCGCCGAGGAACTGGCCATGGTGAAGGGCATCGGCCTGAGCACCATCGAACAGAACCGCGACCGCATCGAGCTGCGTACCGGCACCACGCCGGCAGGCAAGCCGGCCGCCGCGGCAGCCGCCAAGCCCGCCAGCAAACCGGTGGTGCGCCGCTGA